The Halichoerus grypus chromosome 3, mHalGry1.hap1.1, whole genome shotgun sequence genome segment taacaaatgtgtgtgtgtgtgtgtgtgtgtgtgtgtgtgtggtttaccCAAAAATatggaaggggaaaaaacccacaaagttttatagtttataggAGAATGGAAGGAATAAAAAGGTAGACTTCTCTGCATATATCTTGTTCCATAGATTTGACTTTAGAACCAAGTAAGTAGTTTACATTGTTATTAAGAAATttgggcacgttctgcatggagcactgggtgttatgcacaaacaatgaatcatggaacactatatctaaaactaatgatgtaatgtatggggattaacataacaataaaaaattaaaaaaaaaaagaagaaaaaaaaaaaaaagaaatttggggatgcctgggtggctcagttggttaagcagctgtcttcagctcaggtcatgatcccaagtctTGAGTTGGGCCCAggggggattctgcttctccctctctctctgccactcctccttgctcatgctctctctctctctcaaataaataaatacaatttttaaaaaaagcaatttgacattggggcacctgggtggctgtcagttaagtgtccgacttggttttggctcaggtcatgatctcagggtcatgggattgagccccgtgacAAACTCtgggctcagcgtggagtttgctagagattctttccccctcccccctccctccctttctgctccTCACTACCCCCACTCaggctctttctctttctaaaataaataaataaataaaatcttaaaaaaaaggaacttaagGAAATATTGACCAACTGCAATTTGtggacttttaaaaacaaagaacaaactgaaggaGGGAAAACCCTTTTGAAGCAGTTGAAGAAATTTGATCACTGACTAGATAATTAGTAATATAAAgaattgttatcattattattattctacaTACAGGCAGCGGTGGTAGTAGAAGATAAGTGGGTGGGACTAAAAATACAGGATTTGCCAAGAGTTGATAATTGGTAATTGGGATGTAGGGCACATGAAGATTCCCTTATACTGTTCTCActacttttgtttaaaattttccacaataaaatgttaaaaagaaaaaaatgtatttaaattattttttttaagatgaggaaattcttctttttgaaaacttCTGGGGGACATTATTGTAtctgaataaaatacttagaattgAGGTGATTCATCCTGTGAATATGAGGAAAGCCTACCAAGGATAAAGCCAAACATTCTTGAGAGTAGAGTAGAATAATAGAAACAACCTGGTTCTTGATGACTGAACCACAGAATAAACCAGCCCTGGAGCAGCTCAACCTCTGGATACCTAGTTAGGTAATAGTTAACTGTCTTTGTtgtttaacccattttgagttggtTTCTGTTATTTGCAGCAGAAACCATCCTAGGCAAAACAGTGGTGAAGAATGTGTTTTTGTGTGGATGTTGAAGTCATAAATGTGGTACTGAGTAGTGTTTCTGCTTTATCTTACAGAATGTTTGGTAAAACAGCATCCCTTAATTGTGCCATAGGCCTTAGGCTTATGAGTCTAATGCAGAGTTGACGCTGAGACAAATTCAGAACAAACCCAAGGTACCATCCTTATCTCAGAGTTAAACATCGTTCTGCAATGATTAAGTCCATATAGTTCAGGTTTCTTTGTACTTCTCAAATTCCAGAGGCATTAAGCCAATAGTAGATCACCTTCCACCTaaaggcatacctcattttattgtgcttcatgGATATTACATTTTTCACAGACGGAAAGTTTGTTGGCAACCCTGCATGGAACAAGTCTATcaccaccatttttttctttttaagattttatttatttgttggagaaaGAGGGACAGCAAGcacacgagctggggggagggggaggggcagaaggagagggagaggcagactccctgctgagcagggagccccatgtagacctcgatcccaggaccctcggatcatgacctgagctgaaggtagatgcctaacccatcgagccacccaggcacctgccacaattttttttcaacagcatttgctcatttttgtgtgtctgtgtcacaTATtcgtaattctcacaatattttaaactttttcattattattagatTCGTTATGGTGATCTTTGATCAGTGATTACTACttactgaaagctcagatgatgattagcattctttttttggcaaacaaaaatttttttaagtaggcttcacacccaacatggggcttgaactcactattccgagatcaagagtcacatgctctaccaacaaAGGCAGCTTGAtgtcataaccctgagatcactatctgagctgaaatcaagagtcagactcttaatcaactgacccacccaggcgcccctagacataacttttatatgcactgaaaaaccaaaaaatccatttgacttgctttattgcaatacccactttattgcagtggtctggaaccaaacccacaatatctctgaggtatgcctgtatattcCATCCTAGTTTACCATAGGTGAAAATCTCGGCAATCCATTGCTACAGAATGCCAGGAACTAGCAATCTTCCACCTACCACCAGTGATGAGGTCCTTGTTACCATTGAACTGAAGAGTGACACAATTCCAGAATCCTATTCTTAGTGTCTGCGTTCAAGGACCACATCCAGTACCAATTATCTTAGGTGGAGTTCCCTAAAAACAGAGCAGGAATTTGGGGGCAAGTGATCTACTGAAGGGGTGTTGTTAGGAGAATAGTAGGGAGGAAAGCAGGATAGGACAAGAGAGAAAATCTAAGCAAAGATGTAATCTAGATTGGAAACAGCTTCAacctgagccccccagggagCTCGGGAGCATGCATTGTCACACAGACTTGGCCCCACCTTTTGTACCATTGTGGCAGTCAGTCATTGGTTGTGAACTGTCTGGGGTGaggatggggtgtgtgtgtgtgtgtaccactcACGGAAGCTGGGAGTAAATGGCCCAGGTAAGGGGATCTAGACAGAGCATCAGAAGCATCCACTACAACACCCCAACTTACTCTAATAGCCCAAATCATACAAGACCCTGCCTGATACAGCCCATCTCTGCAGAACCATTGCATTCTTTCTGAAATCATCTCCAActactctctctccttttcactcCACTTTAGCCGCTTGACCACCTTACAATTCCCCAAATTCTATAGGATGTTCATGTTTCAGATCCTTTGCACtgctcagttccctcatctggaaTGACTCTTCTTCACCTATCCCCCCATGTCTTCATGACTAGGTCCCTTGTACATCCTTCAGGTTTTTACTCACTAGACATCTTCTTCGTAAGGCTGTCTCTGGCCATCCCATCTAAAATTACACCTTTCACCCCTAACCAACACTTATAAATCCCTTCCCTTtcactacttttctttttaaacacctATATAGTATCTAGCACACTATATAGTTTTCTTATGTAGCTTGTTtattatttgatcatattctagaATATAAGCTGGGAAGGGTaggaatttttgtctttttttttttaacctcaacaCTTAAAACAGTGTTTTGTAGGTTATAGGTGCTCACTTAGTATTTgctgaatacatgaatgaatgaatgaatgaatgattcctgGCACTAAGTATAAATTCTCACTAAACATTGTTTGAActgaaataaactgaaattaaaGATGTTGGCACAGTCCCCCATGCAATATAGACAGGAGAACAGAGATGTAATGTACATTGCTATATGCAGAGTTGTCCAtagattatatattttctttgattgttCACGCAATGCTGTATATTAATCTACAATCGatattataacatatattttattatattatacatgATCTTTAATATTATAGATTATagattatttatacatatacatattactGAATAAAAACAGAAGCACTAAAGATTTTCCAATTCTATTTTAATGAGTTCAAATCAAAACTCAAGAATCTAGATTAACATAAAGATACAGGTATAGCAAAATTAAAGTGAATGCAGATTGTATAGATAGCTCAATTCCTATGATATAAAACTTAAATGCAAAGATGGAACTCAGTAAGTTCTTTACTGCGATGTCATATTCTGATCTCAGAGAGCAGGAAACTATTCAGACACGTAAAATCTCAAGTCTCTCAATCCCCAAATCTATCAGTAGATACCAAAAATCTTCAAGGCACATTCAAGTTTTCTAGCAAAGAAGCCTATTCTAAAACTACGATGACTGAAACTACAAAAGCACCTATCGGACACTCGACGGCATTTTTTtgctcaagtgtccatcagcgGGAAATTAGCCTTGAGCCAAGGCGGCATCGGAAACCACACTGGCTTCCTCCTGTAAATCATCCCCAGCAGAGGATTCTGACTCAACGGGAGGCTTCTTCTCGTTCAGCACTTTCACCAGAGCTTTCCTTCTCTGTTGTCCCTTTATCATCATTTCCGGCAACCGTTTCACGCGAAGCTGCATTCTGAGCCTCTGAGGCCATTTCAGCGCTGCTCTGTGCGGTGGCGCCCAGGGCTGCGGCGGTCACCTCTGGCCCAGCTTCAGCACTGACCGCGCCGGTGTCCGCCGCAGCGGCCTCCGCACCCCCAGGAGAGGCTGAAGCCTCTTCTATGGCTGCACCTGTAGCGTCTGGACTGTCTTCCGCATCTACCTCCGGAACTTCCGCTGAAGATGCTTCACACACTTCTGAACTTGCTTTCTCAGCTCCCGCCACCTTCTCTATTTCACctttaagatttaagatttaattaagaTTGACCATTAAGCAAAGGGTTAATTTAAAGAGCATGGGAATACAGTGGAAGTCTGCGCagtcatttgtaaaaatgagacAAAGCTATATGGACCAATATGAAATGGTCTTCGAGGTAGCCTgtcaagtgaaaaaaagcaaggaaaagagcAATGTATACCGTATGGTACTATTTGTGCTAGGACCAAAGGAGGTAGGACATACCTAGatagtttttatttgtaaagaCTCTCTAGGAGGATACAAAGAAGCTGGTATTACTGATTGCCTCTGGGGAGGGAAAATGGGGATCTGCTTTTTCATAAACCCTTTTGAACctgttaaacttaaaaaaaaaattacaggggcgcctgggtggctcagtcgttaagcgtctgcctttggctcaggtcatgatcccagggatcg includes the following:
- the MGARP gene encoding protein MGARP; translated protein: MYLRRAVSKTLALPLRAPSGPAPLRKDASLRWMSSNKLPGSSGSNMIYYLVVGVTVSAGGYYTYKTVTSEQAKHTEHITNLKEKTKAELHPLQGEIEKVAGAEKASSEVCEASSAEVPEVDAEDSPDATGAAIEEASASPGGAEAAAADTGAVSAEAGPEVTAAALGATAQSSAEMASEAQNAASRETVAGNDDKGTTEKESSGESAEREEASR